A stretch of the Planktothricoides raciborskii GIHE-MW2 genome encodes the following:
- a CDS encoding DUF4157 domain-containing protein: MMTTTKAQKSGSWTPQIQKKAPSLAPPPIVVQRDAVAAPTSEAPLPEYTPLEPNALQNHPLMGNISDLPPIQTKLTIGAPGDKYEQEADTIARKVVSQINSPTAQAKPTTKVLQRQPIGRDITVSPFAGMMQAKEAIAGGPASQDLESSINRAKGGGQPLDAGLQQSMGQAMGADFSGVRVHTDSSANNLSQSIQAKAFTTGQDVFFAQGQYDPGSKDGQELIAHELTHTIQQSSASTIQRKTKNIPQLSSIDTRALISTKAEDLQGLIIKYNQIKQDDKNFDLQKEILSKIKEIATAWLESDADSAKKTKKPEVIDTRTRAEEELAEVARQKEEKVADVTQDDRGTLGKTGVSNALIDPIYDSELYAEIYGAVLSKLGVGRGAWRRSDELNQFRQKLKDAARTQAATDIEQSINHQSLSGDARKEYIKMKANVEAYGLAKGSVDQVMKQQAEKIVDNVIPKVSTVLDLRKAANERAIDKTRSLISKDPELQNQDNIKAIKKAAIEAATQQAKSILSQKEPAAVAIARQITKGDSQRLEEGVLKEKVKQQTTTDQVGSRAIQKVIEADTLTQGFDKIASLIDAFASAPGTSVSLNIELRIKDPMTGGYFISQFIGEASKEQEETEPLEVSLRSEFSLGGGWERFGLDLNAQVGFFFESTATDTKKAVGLISYGLYRTLQTKNLDSTVANAIWGYGGKSQLKHKGKEAETWATAMEEYLFKNAQGNIDETSKVEVGELLKGKAQANLGFATGELEAKFSYAKQYSATSIGTTAVGKSKNQTQLDKAFAAKNVTYIEVNGKMEALEEFAGGEAGVKFGWDGTTFNSAEIEAAGFLSSALAKGGKDYGTVMNHVCKAIAGYVTSLAAIGKKAYNVAKNKAKTTAEKGGEITGIFSDLGMMAVTIGDEVGAEWGSKIVNVAGEEVGQDIIKSTATEAAMNPLLDIKQQLKIGGGLSWESGEGFKVNVYLSQVKGIAVDTGALLGQVFRLKIEGEATNKIVSKTFKF; encoded by the coding sequence ATGATGACTACAACAAAAGCGCAAAAATCCGGATCTTGGACGCCACAAATTCAGAAAAAAGCACCATCCTTGGCGCCACCACCTATCGTCGTGCAGCGTGATGCCGTTGCCGCGCCCACCAGCGAAGCGCCGTTACCCGAATATACGCCCCTAGAACCCAATGCCCTGCAAAATCATCCGTTAATGGGGAATATTTCTGACTTGCCGCCCATTCAGACTAAGTTAACTATTGGCGCCCCTGGGGATAAGTATGAACAAGAAGCGGATACCATTGCCCGAAAAGTGGTCAGTCAGATTAATTCACCTACAGCCCAAGCAAAACCAACCACCAAAGTTTTGCAACGGCAACCCATTGGTCGGGATATCACCGTTTCCCCCTTTGCGGGAATGATGCAAGCAAAAGAGGCGATCGCTGGTGGACCTGCTTCCCAGGATTTAGAATCTTCCATTAATCGGGCAAAAGGTGGGGGCCAGCCGTTAGATGCCGGTCTGCAACAGTCAATGGGGCAGGCAATGGGGGCAGATTTTAGCGGGGTGAGGGTGCATACTGACTCTTCCGCTAATAATTTAAGTCAATCCATTCAAGCCAAAGCCTTTACCACTGGGCAGGATGTATTTTTTGCTCAAGGACAATATGATCCTGGTAGCAAAGACGGACAAGAATTAATTGCCCATGAGTTAACTCATACTATTCAACAAAGTAGTGCTTCAACGATTCAACGTAAGACAAAAAATATTCCTCAACTTTCGAGTATAGATACCCGTGCTTTAATCAGCACTAAAGCCGAAGATCTTCAAGGATTAATCATCAAGTATAACCAGATTAAGCAGGATGATAAGAATTTCGATCTCCAAAAAGAAATCCTATCGAAGATAAAGGAAATAGCAACAGCGTGGCTTGAGTCCGATGCTGATAGTGCCAAGAAAACAAAAAAACCAGAAGTTATCGATACGCGCACAAGAGCGGAAGAAGAGTTAGCCGAAGTCGCTCGCCAAAAAGAAGAAAAAGTTGCAGATGTTACTCAAGATGATCGGGGTACTTTAGGGAAGACAGGGGTGAGTAATGCATTGATTGATCCGATTTATGATAGTGAACTGTATGCTGAGATTTATGGGGCTGTTCTCTCCAAGCTAGGGGTAGGAAGAGGTGCATGGCGGCGATCGGACGAGTTGAATCAGTTTCGCCAAAAGTTGAAAGATGCTGCTAGAACCCAAGCTGCCACAGATATTGAACAATCCATCAATCATCAGTCACTATCGGGTGATGCTCGTAAAGAATACATTAAAATGAAGGCTAATGTTGAAGCATATGGATTAGCTAAAGGTTCCGTTGATCAGGTGATGAAACAGCAAGCTGAGAAAATTGTAGATAACGTCATACCAAAAGTTTCTACAGTTCTAGATTTGCGAAAAGCTGCCAATGAGCGGGCGATCGACAAAACCCGTAGTTTGATTAGCAAAGATCCTGAATTACAAAATCAGGATAACATTAAGGCCATTAAGAAAGCTGCAATTGAAGCCGCTACTCAACAAGCCAAATCAATCTTAAGTCAAAAAGAACCCGCAGCGGTTGCGATCGCACGTCAAATCACCAAGGGAGATTCTCAACGGCTGGAAGAAGGAGTACTAAAAGAAAAAGTTAAGCAGCAAACCACAACTGATCAAGTGGGGAGCCGAGCAATTCAAAAGGTAATTGAAGCGGATACCTTAACCCAAGGCTTTGATAAAATTGCTTCTTTAATTGATGCTTTTGCCTCTGCTCCTGGAACCTCAGTTTCACTCAATATTGAATTGAGGATTAAAGACCCAATGACGGGAGGGTACTTTATTTCTCAATTTATTGGGGAAGCATCAAAAGAACAAGAAGAAACTGAACCTCTAGAAGTTTCCTTACGCTCAGAATTTTCTCTGGGTGGTGGTTGGGAGCGTTTTGGTTTGGATCTGAACGCCCAAGTAGGTTTCTTCTTTGAATCTACTGCTACTGACACCAAGAAAGCGGTAGGCTTGATTTCTTATGGTTTGTATCGAACTCTCCAAACTAAAAACCTTGATAGTACAGTCGCCAACGCTATTTGGGGTTATGGAGGAAAATCACAACTCAAACATAAAGGAAAAGAAGCAGAAACTTGGGCAACAGCGATGGAAGAGTATCTCTTCAAAAATGCTCAAGGAAATATTGACGAAACATCAAAAGTGGAAGTCGGAGAATTGCTGAAAGGTAAGGCTCAAGCCAATTTAGGCTTTGCTACCGGAGAGTTAGAAGCTAAATTCTCTTATGCCAAACAATATTCAGCAACATCAATTGGTACAACAGCAGTTGGTAAATCTAAAAACCAAACACAGCTAGATAAAGCTTTTGCTGCTAAAAACGTTACCTACATTGAAGTTAATGGCAAAATGGAAGCCTTGGAAGAATTTGCGGGAGGTGAAGCTGGAGTTAAATTTGGCTGGGATGGCACAACTTTCAACAGTGCAGAAATAGAAGCGGCAGGATTCCTCAGTAGTGCCCTAGCTAAAGGTGGCAAGGACTATGGAACCGTTATGAATCACGTTTGTAAAGCGATTGCCGGTTATGTGACTTCTTTGGCAGCCATCGGCAAAAAAGCTTATAATGTTGCCAAAAATAAGGCCAAGACTACAGCGGAAAAAGGTGGTGAAATTACTGGTATTTTCAGTGACTTAGGAATGATGGCTGTAACCATTGGTGATGAAGTCGGAGCCGAGTGGGGCAGTAAGATTGTTAATGTGGCAGGAGAGGAAGTTGGCCAAGATATTATTAAGAGTACCGCTACTGAAGCTGCTATGAATCCTCTTCTGGATATTAAACAGCAATTGAAAATTGGTGGTGGCCTTTCTTGGGAGTCAGGTGAGGGTTTTAAAGTCAACGTTTATCTGAGTCAAGTCAAAGGAATAGCAGTCGATACGGGAGCTTTATTGGGGCAAGTATTCCGCTTAAAGATTGAAGGTGAAGCTACCAATAAAATTGTGAGTAAGACGTTTAAATTTTAA
- a CDS encoding DUF4157 domain-containing protein, which produces MTQTKAQKSGSWTPQIQKKAPSLAPPPIVVQRDAVAAPTSEAPLSEYTPLEPNALQNHPLMGNISDLPPIQTKLTIGAPGDRYEQEADTIARKVVSQINSPTAQAKPATKVLQRQPVGRDITVSPFAGMMQAKEAIAGGPASQDLESSINRAKGGGQPLDAGLQQSMGQAMGADFSGVRVHTDGTSNQLNQSIQAKAFTTGQDVFFKQGQYNPGSKGGQELIAHELTHVVQQKGGSTVQRELSELTLDQVKYANQIRQVRGLDNVNTRIKFDSKKYGKKIEKNFLDHKSWDKIKSEYGSDLTMMWLCFDYRKWYVDSLISKLRSKYKGLIAKSVGSQDPTSDYDITISTPGSGNDVKAIEDFNREIKKKFGVQPGTLFDTNLYAKDYLKVTENIDEASKKNQVSDTDLDEPDGGFGKMGGLSQDVASLVKQRRYMNQMEWNKYVEEVVASIQDESQKKTTRHQYEEADAIYQIAAYELRDEVMNNPSEENQKIIADVNKKTKLSNEEEKLIAQQPKEIQSMVRDEFLGLKQLQGVTHENSDLVLEKSNKLYLQRMAKIREIQELIRVLSPDKEAEQQNKEEIETLKAQVKQLLGEACFFAAEAYHSEGAVKHIVAGVQGSKANPQEKQRIMSSLKPEHYLQSFNEQFGDFLKDLNHYAGEPNGKIFYRSSKYLYRLFLAVAELRLYKPEFKGLEYLQIEEQQGNAANLAQDINDKLVLIRKGDGEFKGASEAKKIEAAEQQMKAILNVDTASSLKVKILQMAQEFNSEVRAKIKDLSAMNPEISKQFFRNIYK; this is translated from the coding sequence ATGACCCAGACCAAAGCGCAAAAATCCGGATCCTGGACGCCACAAATTCAGAAAAAAGCACCATCCTTGGCGCCACCACCTATCGTCGTGCAGCGTGACGCCGTTGCCGCGCCCACCAGCGAAGCACCGTTATCCGAATATACGCCCCTAGAACCCAATGCCCTGCAAAATCATCCGTTAATGGGGAATATTTCTGACTTGCCGCCCATTCAGACTAAGTTAACTATTGGCGCCCCTGGGGATAGGTATGAACAAGAAGCGGATACCATTGCCCGAAAAGTAGTCAGTCAAATTAATTCACCTACAGCCCAAGCAAAACCAGCCACCAAAGTTTTGCAACGGCAGCCCGTTGGTCGGGATATCACCGTTTCTCCCTTTGCGGGAATGATGCAAGCAAAAGAGGCGATCGCTGGTGGACCTGCTTCCCAGGATTTAGAATCTTCCATTAATCGGGCCAAAGGTGGGGGACAGCCGTTAGATGCCGGTCTGCAACAGTCAATGGGGCAGGCAATGGGGGCAGATTTTAGCGGGGTGAGGGTACATACTGATGGCACATCTAACCAGTTGAATCAATCGATTCAAGCCAAAGCTTTTACCACCGGGCAGGATGTATTTTTTAAACAGGGACAATATAATCCCGGTAGCAAAGGCGGACAGGAATTAATTGCCCATGAGTTAACTCATGTGGTGCAACAGAAGGGTGGTTCCACTGTTCAACGAGAACTGAGTGAACTGACTCTAGACCAGGTAAAATATGCTAATCAAATTCGTCAAGTTAGAGGTTTAGATAATGTTAATACGCGGATAAAATTTGATTCTAAAAAATACGGTAAAAAAATTGAAAAAAATTTTTTAGATCATAAAAGTTGGGATAAAATCAAGAGTGAGTATGGTAGCGATTTAACCATGATGTGGTTATGCTTTGATTATCGTAAATGGTACGTTGATTCCTTGATTTCCAAACTTCGCTCTAAATATAAAGGTTTAATTGCTAAGTCAGTGGGGAGTCAGGATCCGACTTCAGACTATGACATTACTATCTCTACGCCCGGCTCTGGAAATGATGTTAAAGCGATTGAAGATTTTAATCGAGAAATCAAGAAAAAATTTGGGGTTCAACCAGGTACTCTTTTCGATACCAATTTATATGCCAAAGACTATCTGAAGGTGACAGAAAATATTGACGAAGCATCGAAAAAAAACCAAGTTTCTGATACTGACTTAGATGAGCCGGATGGTGGTTTTGGCAAGATGGGTGGCTTGTCACAAGATGTGGCGTCTTTGGTAAAACAACGGCGGTATATGAATCAAATGGAGTGGAATAAATATGTTGAGGAAGTAGTTGCCTCTATTCAGGATGAAAGCCAGAAGAAAACTACGCGACATCAATATGAAGAAGCTGATGCTATTTATCAAATTGCCGCTTACGAACTTCGTGACGAAGTGATGAATAACCCTTCAGAGGAGAATCAAAAAATCATTGCTGACGTTAACAAAAAAACGAAATTAAGTAATGAAGAAGAAAAACTCATCGCTCAACAGCCCAAAGAGATTCAATCAATGGTGAGAGATGAGTTTTTAGGTCTTAAACAACTGCAAGGAGTTACCCACGAAAACTCTGACTTAGTGCTAGAAAAAAGTAATAAGCTTTATTTGCAAAGGATGGCGAAGATTCGCGAAATTCAAGAATTAATTCGCGTTCTCAGCCCGGACAAAGAAGCAGAACAACAAAATAAAGAAGAAATTGAAACTCTCAAAGCACAAGTCAAGCAACTATTAGGTGAAGCTTGTTTCTTTGCGGCTGAGGCTTATCATAGTGAAGGGGCGGTTAAACATATTGTTGCTGGTGTTCAGGGATCTAAAGCAAATCCTCAAGAAAAACAAAGGATTATGAGCAGCCTAAAACCCGAGCATTACTTGCAATCTTTCAATGAACAGTTTGGAGATTTTTTGAAAGATTTAAATCATTATGCCGGGGAGCCTAATGGCAAGATTTTTTATCGATCTTCTAAGTATTTATATCGTCTGTTTTTGGCGGTAGCAGAGTTGCGTTTATACAAGCCAGAATTCAAGGGGTTGGAATATTTACAAATTGAGGAACAACAGGGTAATGCGGCTAATCTTGCACAAGACATTAATGATAAATTAGTGCTGATTCGCAAGGGGGATGGAGAATTTAAGGGGGCATCAGAAGCGAAGAAGATTGAAGCAGCAGAGCAGCAGATGAAAGCAATTTTAAATGTAGATACAGCTTCATCACTGAAAGTGAAAATTCTGCAAATGGCTCAGGAATTTAATAGTGAAGTGAGAGCCAAAATCAAAGATTTGTCCGCAATGAATCCAGAAATATCCAAACAATTCTTTAGGAATATTTATAAATAA
- a CDS encoding ATP-binding protein, whose protein sequence is MNHKWFEVNSHFLLKNVKVLQEFLQQQWQHQQNPARVAPPNELPLVEIPELSPPTALEQVCTTFNLSAFEVYLLLMGVGVAVFPDFSFLCTQLHQNPQMPYPTFGLGLQLFPNAHWSAFTPHAPLRRWQLLQVGTGTVITQCPLQIDECILHYLMGEIYQDDRLSHLIKSLEDSVPETLPNSHEKIVQELLAIMDSGDDLLNSSMDSSMVQLCGWETADKRAIASAVCQRMNRPVKVLLADRLPTDQENISYIIHRWQREFALTKSILLLDCDGLNLREPLKLGAVLQFIDDVKTPLIISTEERIYHPRNPLISWDIPGLSYPEQLELLNKNLGSLAAELNGDVEAIAAQFNLSQKAIKTACNSLQKNQNQLAKSTDTKPISHHLWNICRTMARPRLDDIAQRIDAKATWEDLILPEPQLKILREIAAQFRQRAKVYQQWGFANKNNRGLGMTSLFAGSSGTGKTMAAEVIAQEFRLDLYRVDLSVVVSKYIGETEKNLRRIFDAAESGGAVLLFDEADALFGKRTEVRDSHDRHANVEVSYLLQRMEAYQGLAILTTNLKGSLDQAFLRRIRFIISFPYPDIKAREQIWARIFPPETPTEGLKPNKLAQLSVAGGNIKNIALNAAFIAADAGEPVMMKHILAASRSEYIKIEKSLIESEFKGWV, encoded by the coding sequence ATGAATCATAAATGGTTTGAAGTGAATTCTCATTTTTTGTTAAAAAATGTTAAAGTTTTACAGGAATTCTTGCAGCAACAGTGGCAGCATCAACAAAATCCCGCTCGCGTGGCGCCACCGAATGAACTACCATTGGTGGAAATTCCTGAATTATCTCCACCTACAGCGTTAGAACAAGTTTGCACCACTTTTAACCTTTCTGCTTTTGAGGTTTATCTGTTGTTAATGGGGGTGGGGGTGGCGGTGTTTCCTGATTTTTCTTTTCTTTGTACTCAGTTGCACCAAAATCCCCAAATGCCTTACCCTACTTTTGGCCTAGGTTTGCAATTGTTTCCTAATGCCCATTGGAGTGCTTTTACCCCCCATGCACCTTTAAGACGTTGGCAATTGTTGCAGGTGGGAACGGGGACGGTGATTACCCAATGTCCGTTACAAATTGATGAGTGTATTTTACATTATTTGATGGGAGAAATTTATCAGGACGATCGCCTCTCTCATCTAATTAAATCTCTAGAGGATTCTGTCCCTGAGACTTTACCCAATTCCCATGAGAAAATTGTTCAAGAGTTGCTGGCAATTATGGATTCTGGGGATGATTTACTGAACTCATCAATGGACTCATCTATGGTGCAATTGTGCGGTTGGGAAACGGCGGATAAACGAGCGATCGCCTCTGCGGTTTGCCAGAGAATGAATCGCCCGGTAAAAGTTTTGTTGGCCGATCGCCTGCCCACGGATCAAGAAAATATTAGTTATATTATTCATCGGTGGCAGCGAGAATTTGCCCTGACCAAAAGTATCTTGTTACTCGACTGTGACGGATTAAATCTCAGGGAACCCCTGAAACTAGGGGCGGTTTTACAATTTATTGACGATGTAAAGACTCCTTTAATTATCTCCACGGAAGAGCGAATTTATCATCCGCGAAATCCTCTGATATCCTGGGATATTCCGGGGCTTAGTTATCCAGAACAGTTAGAATTGTTAAATAAAAATTTGGGTAGCTTGGCGGCGGAACTGAATGGAGATGTGGAGGCGATCGCCGCTCAATTTAACCTAAGTCAAAAAGCCATTAAAACCGCTTGTAATTCTCTGCAAAAAAATCAAAATCAATTAGCCAAATCCACCGATACCAAACCAATATCTCATCATTTGTGGAATATTTGCCGGACAATGGCGCGACCAAGATTAGATGATATCGCCCAAAGAATCGACGCCAAAGCTACCTGGGAAGATTTAATCTTACCGGAACCCCAACTAAAAATTTTGCGAGAAATTGCCGCTCAATTTCGACAGCGGGCTAAAGTTTATCAGCAGTGGGGATTTGCCAATAAAAATAATCGCGGTTTAGGGATGACTTCTTTATTTGCTGGTTCGAGTGGCACCGGAAAAACAATGGCCGCTGAAGTGATTGCCCAGGAATTTCGCCTCGATCTGTACCGGGTTGATTTGAGTGTAGTGGTCAGTAAATATATTGGCGAAACCGAAAAGAATTTGCGGCGGATTTTTGATGCGGCTGAGTCCGGTGGGGCGGTGTTATTATTTGACGAAGCCGATGCTTTATTTGGCAAAAGAACTGAAGTCAGAGACAGTCACGATCGCCACGCCAATGTGGAAGTCAGCTACTTATTACAACGGATGGAAGCGTACCAAGGGTTAGCTATATTAACGACTAATTTAAAAGGGTCATTAGACCAAGCCTTTTTACGCCGAATTCGCTTTATTATCTCTTTTCCCTACCCAGATATTAAGGCTAGAGAGCAAATTTGGGCAAGAATTTTTCCCCCAGAAACTCCTACAGAAGGCTTGAAACCGAATAAATTAGCCCAGCTATCTGTGGCTGGGGGCAATATTAAAAATATTGCCTTAAATGCGGCTTTTATTGCGGCGGATGCGGGGGAACCTGTGATGATGAAACATATTTTAGCGGCATCACGCAGCGAATATATCAAGATAGAAAAATCTTTAATTGAGTCTGAGTTTAAAGGCTGGGTTTAA
- a CDS encoding c-type cytochrome, with product MLLDNQVGQLENQAEANRRSLSGQHTTRILLLALVLAFGLTITAIALQYQVSDPYTKTVLSLNGDSVQGHAIFQMNCAGCHGPQGKGQVGPSLHHVAGRKSRPQIIHQVISGQTPPMPQFKPTTQEMADLLSYVEKL from the coding sequence GTGCTCTTGGATAATCAGGTAGGTCAACTGGAAAACCAAGCTGAGGCGAACCGCCGCAGTTTATCAGGTCAGCATACAACCAGAATCCTGCTTCTGGCGCTTGTCTTGGCATTCGGGCTGACTATTACAGCGATCGCGCTTCAGTATCAGGTTTCCGATCCGTACACAAAAACCGTTCTCTCTCTCAATGGCGACTCCGTACAGGGACACGCCATTTTTCAAATGAACTGCGCTGGTTGTCACGGCCCCCAGGGGAAAGGCCAAGTTGGGCCGAGTTTGCACCATGTTGCTGGGCGTAAATCTCGCCCTCAAATTATCCATCAAGTGATTAGCGGTCAAACCCCACCCATGCCACAATTTAAACCCACCACCCAAGAAATGGCTGATTTACTCAGTTATGTGGAAAAACTTTAG
- the petG gene encoding cytochrome b6-f complex subunit V has translation MVEPLLSGIVLGLIFVTLTGLFVAAYQQYQR, from the coding sequence GTGGTAGAACCCTTACTTTCTGGTATCGTCCTGGGACTGATTTTTGTGACTTTGACTGGTTTATTTGTCGCGGCTTATCAACAGTATCAGCGGTAA
- the rsmD gene encoding 16S rRNA (guanine(966)-N(2))-methyltransferase RsmD: MSLRIYGNRLLKTVPGQQTRPTSARVREAIFNIWQGSISGCRWLDLCAGAGSMSAEALCRGASEVVAIEQSGRAWGIIQENLAKVANDEQSFQVLRGDVVKQLKNLAGQQFDRIYFDPPYASDLYQPVISLAASLLAPDGEMAVEHDRDMPPVCFGDRDLSPETDEAQTDRPILEICRQKVYGNTAVTFYRLVTD, encoded by the coding sequence ATGAGCTTAAGAATCTACGGCAATCGCCTATTAAAAACCGTACCCGGACAGCAAACTCGCCCGACCTCAGCGCGAGTCCGCGAAGCTATTTTTAATATTTGGCAGGGAAGTATTTCCGGCTGTCGGTGGTTAGATTTATGTGCCGGGGCTGGTTCGATGAGTGCAGAAGCATTGTGTAGAGGGGCTTCTGAGGTAGTAGCGATCGAACAGTCCGGTCGGGCTTGGGGAATTATTCAAGAAAATTTAGCTAAAGTTGCCAATGATGAGCAATCTTTTCAAGTTTTACGGGGGGATGTGGTCAAGCAGTTGAAAAATCTGGCGGGTCAACAGTTCGATCGCATCTATTTCGATCCGCCTTATGCCAGCGATTTATATCAGCCAGTGATTTCCCTAGCCGCGTCTCTGCTGGCGCCCGATGGGGAAATGGCCGTCGAACATGACCGCGATATGCCTCCGGTATGCTTTGGCGATCGCGACTTATCCCCAGAAACCGATGAAGCACAAACGGATCGGCCAATCTTAGAAATTTGCCGACAGAAAGTGTACGGAAATACTGCCGTCACCTTCTATCGGCTAGTTACAGACTAG
- a CDS encoding YkgJ family cysteine cluster protein: MNADVIQQVKEIFAQIEGQTAVLQAATGLNCPAGCGRCCENPEVETTVLEMIPLALELWQRGEALEWLSRSQAVENRGPCVFYQPDPFVPGNGRCSVYEFRPSLCRLFAFATVTNKQGKPELAACIRHKEMMPETVAQTKAAIADGLPAPNFAEISIQLAMLDPSGIERFPINQALTLALQRVGLIAQLTGDGGE; encoded by the coding sequence ATGAATGCCGATGTTATTCAGCAAGTAAAAGAAATTTTTGCCCAAATCGAGGGACAAACTGCCGTATTGCAAGCCGCAACTGGGTTAAATTGTCCGGCTGGTTGCGGTCGTTGTTGTGAAAACCCAGAGGTGGAAACGACGGTGTTAGAAATGATTCCCTTGGCCTTAGAATTGTGGCAACGAGGAGAAGCTTTGGAGTGGCTTTCTCGATCGCAAGCCGTGGAAAACCGTGGCCCTTGTGTGTTCTACCAACCTGACCCTTTTGTACCGGGAAATGGTCGTTGTTCTGTTTATGAATTTCGTCCCAGTCTTTGTCGTTTATTTGCCTTTGCCACGGTGACAAATAAACAGGGAAAACCGGAATTAGCCGCTTGTATTCGGCACAAAGAAATGATGCCAGAAACCGTCGCGCAAACCAAAGCCGCGATCGCTGATGGATTACCCGCCCCGAATTTTGCTGAAATATCTATTCAATTGGCCATGCTAGATCCATCGGGAATTGAAAGATTTCCCATTAATCAAGCTTTAACATTGGCTTTGCAACGAGTGGGTTTAATTGCCCAACTTACTGGTGATGGCGGTGAATGA
- a CDS encoding glycosyl hydrolase family 57: MIATATDRTLPHLSPSIDGWPNICGWEADVQAIATQDRPVFLSKTNIKIEDIKAAFAIALHMHQPTIPAGQNGELISNLQYMFEHPGEGDNHNAGPFAYCYSRMGDFIPELVANGCNPRVMLDYSGNLLWAFQQMGREDILNNLKKITCNPEYQPYVEWLGTLWSHSVVPTTPIPDIKLHIQAWQHHFAAIFGWEALGRVKGFSPPEMHLPNHPDTLFEYIKALKECGYRWVMVQEHSVESLDGSYLREKYLPNRLVARNSHGETISITALIKTQGSDTKLVAQMQPYYEAKTRDRQKPGFLEKPGFSNNSIPALVTQIGDGENGGVMMNEFPDAFKQATYKIQAEGGVKAEVVALNGTEYLELIEAAGCHPEDYPPCQAIGQHLIWERVDLNHCTPEAVEKAIQDAKKEHHNFHVDGASWTNHISWVKGYENVLEPMNQLSAKFHQKFDPLLAENSAITRQADYREALLYNLLLQTSCFRYWGQGVWTDYAREIYRRGEALM; encoded by the coding sequence ATGATAGCTACAGCAACGGATCGGACTTTACCCCATTTAAGCCCATCGATTGATGGCTGGCCGAATATCTGCGGGTGGGAAGCAGACGTGCAGGCGATCGCCACCCAAGATCGACCCGTATTTTTGTCAAAGACGAATATTAAAATTGAGGACATTAAAGCTGCATTCGCGATCGCGCTACATATGCACCAACCGACGATTCCTGCTGGGCAAAATGGCGAACTAATTAGCAACCTTCAATATATGTTTGAACATCCCGGAGAAGGGGATAATCATAATGCGGGGCCATTTGCCTATTGCTACAGTCGCATGGGAGATTTTATTCCCGAATTAGTGGCTAATGGCTGTAATCCTCGTGTGATGTTAGATTATTCGGGAAATCTCCTCTGGGCTTTTCAACAAATGGGGCGAGAAGATATTCTGAATAACCTGAAAAAAATTACCTGTAATCCCGAATATCAACCTTATGTAGAATGGCTGGGAACTCTCTGGAGTCATTCCGTAGTTCCCACTACTCCCATTCCCGATATCAAACTACATATTCAAGCATGGCAACATCATTTTGCCGCAATTTTTGGCTGGGAAGCTTTAGGGCGGGTTAAAGGATTTTCTCCCCCAGAAATGCACTTACCCAATCACCCGGATACTCTATTTGAATATATCAAAGCCCTGAAAGAATGTGGCTATCGCTGGGTGATGGTACAAGAACATTCCGTAGAATCTTTAGATGGGTCTTATTTGCGGGAAAAATATCTGCCAAATCGCTTAGTTGCCCGCAATTCCCACGGGGAAACTATTAGCATCACCGCTTTGATTAAAACCCAAGGTTCTGATACTAAATTGGTGGCGCAAATGCAGCCCTATTATGAGGCTAAAACTCGCGATCGCCAGAAACCGGGTTTTTTAGAAAAACCCGGTTTCTCTAATAATTCTATTCCCGCTTTAGTCACCCAAATTGGCGACGGGGAAAATGGCGGGGTGATGATGAATGAATTTCCCGATGCTTTCAAGCAAGCCACCTATAAAATTCAGGCAGAAGGTGGGGTAAAAGCGGAGGTGGTGGCTTTAAATGGCACCGAATATTTAGAATTAATTGAAGCTGCCGGATGTCACCCGGAAGATTATCCCCCTTGTCAGGCGATCGGGCAACATTTAATCTGGGAACGAGTGGATTTAAATCATTGTACCCCGGAAGCGGTAGAAAAAGCTATCCAAGATGCGAAAAAAGAACATCATAATTTTCATGTTGATGGGGCTTCTTGGACAAATCATATTAGCTGGGTTAAAGGATATGAAAATGTCCTGGAACCGATGAATCAATTAAGTGCCAAATTTCACCAAAAATTTGACCCTTTATTAGCTGAAAATTCAGCAATTACTCGTCAAGCAGATTATCGCGAAGCTTTGCTGTATAATTTATTACTCCAAACCAGTTGTTTTCGCTACTGGGGGCAAGGAGTTTGGACGGATTATGCGCGGGAAATTTATCGTCGAGGTGAAGCTTTGATGTAA